From a region of the Hevea brasiliensis isolate MT/VB/25A 57/8 unplaced genomic scaffold, ASM3005281v1 Scaf5, whole genome shotgun sequence genome:
- the LOC110664579 gene encoding uncharacterized protein LOC110664579, with product MARIPIFLMALVLFWGAIAEAEYVKYKDPKQPLNVRIEDLMKRMTLEEKIGQMTQIDRSVASAEVMKKYFIGSVLSGGGSVPSKQASAETWIKMVNDFQNGSLSTRLGIPMIYGIDAVHGHNNVYKATIFPHNIGLGATRDPELVKRIGAATALEVRATGIPYVFAPCIAVCRDPRWGRCYESYSEDPKIVQAMTEIVPGLQGDIPAGSLKGVPFVSGKTKVAACAKHYVGDGGTTDGINENNTVISRHVLLSIHMPGYYNSIIKGVSTVMVSYSSWNGVKMHANRDLVTGFLKNTLRFRGFVISDWQGIDRITSPPHANYSFSIQAGITAGIDMIMVPYNYTEFIDGLTYLVKNNFIPMSRIDDAVKRILRVKFVMNLFENPYADDSLVNQLGSQEHRELAREAVRKSLVLLKNGESADNPLLPLPKNASKILVAGSHADNLGYQCGGWTIEWQGLSGNNLTIGTTILTAIKNTVDPSTEVVHKENPDSQFVKSGEFSYAIVVVGEPPYAETNGDSMNLTIAEPGPSTIQNVCGTVKCVVVIVSGRPLVIQPYMNSMDALVAAWLPGTEGQGVADVVFGDYGFTGRLSRTWFKTVDQLPMNVGDRYYDPLFPFGFGLTTKPIKA from the exons ATGGCTAGAATCCCCATCTTCTTGATGGCGCTTGTTCTCTTCTGGGGAGCCATAGCAGAAGCAGAATACGTGAAATATAAAGATCCAAAACAACCCCTAAATGTTCGAATAGAGGACTTGATGAAAAGGATGACACTAGAGGAAAAAATTGGCCAGATGACACAGATTGACCGCAGTGTTGCATCTGCTGAAGTTATGAAGAAGTACTTCATTG GAAGTGTATTGAGTGGAGGAGGGAGTGTTCCATCCAAACAGGCTTCTGCGGAAACTTGGATTAAAATGGTGAATGATTTTCAGAATGGTTCTTTATCAACCCGACTTGGAATTCCTATGATTTATGGGATTGATGCTGTTCATGGCCACAACAATGTCTACAAGGCAACAATTTTTCCTCACAATATTGGGCTCGGAGCCACCAG GGACCCTGAACTTGTTAAGAGGATTGGGGCTGCAACAGCACTTGAAGTTAGAGCTACCGGCATTCCATATGTTTTTGCACCTTGTATCGCG GTTTGTAGAGATCCAAGATGGGGTCGATGCTACGAAAGCTACAGTGAAGATCCTAAGATTGTCCAAGCAATGACTGAGATAGTACCCGGATTACAAGGAGATATCCCAGCTGGCTCTCTGAAGGGTGTTCCTTTCGTTTCTGGGAA AACAAAAGTTGCAGCTTGCGCCAAGCACTATGTTGGTGATGGAGGAACAACAgatggaataaatgagaataaTACAGTGATAAGCAGACATGTTTTGCTTAGCATCCACATGCCTGGTTACTACAACTCAATCATCAAAGGGGTGTCAACTGTCATGGTCTCCTACTCCAGCTGGAATGGAGTTAAAATGCATGCTAACCGTGACTTGGTCACTGGCTTTCTTAAAAACACACTTCGCTTCAGG GGTTTCGTTATCTCAGATTGGCAGGGTATTGACAGGATCACCTCTCCACCCCATGCTAACTACTCATTCTCCATTCAAGCTGGAATCACTGCTGGAATTGACATG ATCATGGTTCCATACAACTACACAGAATTTATAGATGGTCTAACATACCTGGTGAAGAATAACTTCATTCCAATGAGCCGAATTGATGATGCAGTAAAGAGAATTTTGCGAGTCAAGTTCGTCATGAATCTATTTGAGAACCCATATGCAGATGATAGTCTGGTGAACCAGCTTGGAAGTCAG GAACATAGAGAACTGGCTAGGGAAGCTGTAAGGAAATCACTTGTGCTGCTAAAGAATGGTGAATCTGCTGATAATCCATTGTTACCCCTTCCCAAAAATGCTTCAAAAATACTAGTCGCTGGCAGTCATGCAGACAATCTTGGTTATCAGTGTGGTGGATGGACAATTGAGTGGCAAGGACTCAGTGGCAACAATCTCACAATTG GTACTACAATCCTGACAGCGATAAAAAATACTGTTGATCCAAGCACAGAAGTTGTCCATAAGGAAAACCCTGATTCACAATTTGTTAAGTCTGGAGAGTTCTCCTATGCTATAGTTGTAGTAGGAGAACCTCCATATGCAGAAACAAATGGTGACAGCATGAACCTGACAATTGCTGAGCCTGGACCGAGCACCATCCAGAATGTCTGTGGAACAGTGAAATGTGTTGTTGTTATTGTCTCAGGgcgtcctttggtaatccaaccATATATGAATTCGATGGATGCTCTTGTTGCTGCTTGGCTTCCTGGAACCGAAGGCCAGGGTGTTGCTGATGTTGTATTTGGTGATTATGGTTTCACTGGCAGGCTTTCCCGTACATGGTTCAAGACTGTTGATCAGCTGCCTATGAATGTTGGAGATCGATACTACGACCCCCTCTTCCCATTTGGATTTGGTCTCACTACCAAACCCATCAAGGCTTAG
- the LOC110664580 gene encoding uncharacterized protein LOC110664580 has translation MEGKSETTVEIEEKIQKEDMHVKVEGKGDEPNEVELELKTKSVEKERPKKKGDKEEKDKKKKKKKDDDEDDKKKDKKKDKKKKEEEGKGGKDSLGEELDNEAGETNKMEEKEDKQDNGKQEKKKKEKHVNEVKEKDEKKKKEKKDKDKHSEEEEKETREVKDKSLSIKEEGDKKLVEESKEKDEEKKKDEKEKGKEKKVKDEEKKVGEGSVEETEKKDKEKEEDKGEEKKNKKQKKNKEKKHKDGKEEEEEEKGEEKEEKKKKKENKDVEKKDKKHEDGEAEDVIDEGGEKMKKKKKEKKDKEEKKDKGHKDEVNESKSDSKVVSREFEIESEGKGGEEEKDEVKEGQEKKKDKDKKDNADKKRKKGEKDKSKDLSNLKKKLDKIDGKIQALLEEKADILRQIKQAENASSVAT, from the coding sequence ATGGAAGGAAAATCTGAAACTACTGTTGAAATAGAGGAAAAGATTCAAAAAGAGGACATGCATGTCAAAGTCGAGGGCAAAGGTGATGAGCCAAATGAGGTGGAACTTGAATTGAAGACCAAATCAGTAGAGAAGGAAAGGCCAAAGAAGAAAGGGGACAAGGAGGAGAaagataagaagaagaagaagaagaaggatgatgatgaagatgacaagaagaaagataaaaaaaaggacaagaagaagaaggaggaggAGGGAAAAGGTGGCAAGGATAGTTTAGGTGAAGAGTTGGATAATGAAGCTGGAGAGACTAATAAGATGGAAGAGAAAGAAGATAAGCAAGACAATggaaaacaagaaaagaaaaagaaggaaaaacatgtaaatgaggtgaaggagaaagatgaaaaaaagaagaaagagaagaagGACAAAGATAAACACtcagaggaagaagaaaaagagacaAGGGAAGTCAAGGATAAAAGTTTGAGTATTAAGGAAGAGGGCGATAAGAAGCTTGTAGAGGAGAGTAAGGAGAAGGatgaggagaagaagaaggatgaaaaagaaaaagggaaagaaaagaaggTCAAAGATGAAGAGAAGAAGGTAGGTGAAGGATCTGTGGAAGAAACAGAAAAAAAGGacaaggaaaaagaagaagacaaGGGGGAAGAGAAGAAGAacaagaaacagaagaagaataAAGAGAAGAAACACAAGGATGGaaaagaggaggaagaagaagagaaaggtgaagagaaagaagagaagaagaagaaaaaagagaataAGGATGTAGAAAAAAAAGATAAGAAGCACGAGGATGGAGAAGCTGAGGATGTAATAGATGAAGGTggagagaagatgaagaagaaaaagaaagaaaagaaagacaaGGAAGAGAAAAAGGATAAGGGACACAAGGATGAAGTTAATGAGTCAAAGAGCGATTCCAAAGTTGTCTCAAGGGAGTTTGAAATAGAATCAGAAGGGAAAGGAGGGGAGGAGGAGAAAGATGAGGTGAAGGAAGGTCAAGAGAAGAAGAAAGATAAAGACAAGAAAGATAATGctgataaaaaaagaaaaaagggtgAGAAGGATAAAAGCAAGGACCTCAGCAATCTGAAAAAGAAGCTAGATAAGATTGATGGAAAAATTCAAGCTCTCCTTGAGGAAAAAGCTGACATTTTGAGGCAGATAAAACAAGCTGAGAATGCGAGCTCTGTTGCTACTTGA
- the LOC110664559 gene encoding syntaxin-132 — MNDLLSESFEIPRGQGSRGGDIEMGMNSGDLGLENFFKKVQEIEKQNEKLNKLLKKLQDAHEESKAVTKAPAMKAIKQRMEKDVDEVGKIARSVKSKIEELDKENLANRQKPGCGKGTAVDRSRTSTTMTLKKKLKDKMAEFQNLRETIHQEYREVVERRVFTVTGTRADEETIDRLIETGDSEQIFQKAIHEQGRGQIMDTLAEIQERHDAVRDLERKLLDLQQVFLDMAVLVDAQGEMLDNIESQVSSAVDHVQSGNTALQRAKTLQKSSRKWMCIAIIILLIIVVIIVVAVIKPWNNKKGA, encoded by the exons ATGAACGACCTTCTATCG GAATCTTTTGAGATCCCTCGTGGTCAGGGTTCTAGAGGTGGAGATATTGAGATGGGAATGAATTCTGGAGATTTGGGCCTGGAAAATTTCTTTAAAAAG GTTCAAGAGATTGAGAAGCAAAATGAGAAACTGAACAAGCTACTTAAAAAGCTCCAG GATGCGCATGAAGAGTCAAAGGCTGTGACTAAAGCTCCTGCCATGAAAG CAATCAAGCAGCGAATGGAGAAAGATGTTGATGAAGTTGGAAAAATTGCTCGTTCAGTAAAGTCAAAAATTGAGGAACTTGACAAAGAG AATTTAGCAAATAGGCAGAAGCCAGGGTGTGGAAAAGGAACAGCTGTAGACCGATCAAGAACCTCAACAACTAT GACCTTGAAAAAGAAGTTGAAAGACAAGATGGCTGAATTTCAG AATCTAAGGGAAACTATCCATCAAGAGTATAGGGAGGTTGTTGAGAGgcgtgttttcacag TGACGGGCACTAGAGCAGATGAAGAG ACAATTGACAGATTGATTGAAACTGGAGATAGCGAACAAATTTTCCAGAAAGCAATCCATGAGCAAGGGCGAGGCCAG ATAATGGATACTCTGGCAGAAATTCAAGAACGCCATGATGCTGTTAGAGATTTGGAGCGAAAACTTTTGGACTTACAACAG GTTTTTCTGGATATGGCAGTATTGGTGGATGCACAAGGAGAAATGTTAGACAACATAGAATCACAG GTATCTAGTGCAGTAGATCATGTGCAGTCCGGTAATACAGCCCTCCAAAGGGCAAAGACATTGCAGAAAAGCTCCAGGAAATGGATGTGTATTGCCATCATAATCCTTCTTATCATTGTTGTAATAATCGTTGTTGCGGTAATCAAACCATGGAACAACAAGAAGGGTGCTTAG
- the LOC110664577 gene encoding protein EMBRYO SAC DEVELOPMENT ARREST 30 isoform X1 has product MKMVFKSKIKWIALLVLILSTGSLVIHLSITKFSTSSLVFYAPKKDSDLDFPHLSEKQSVRYFRNKKLWGTVKSLESLQPYANPRSSYPVPHEKNNGYIYAKIFGGFEKIRSSICDLVTISRLLNATLVIPEIQESLRSKGISNKFKSFSYLYDEDQFIASLKKDVIIVKSLPENLKAARKRNEFPTFKPKSTASPNFYMKEILPKLKKAKVIGLVLADGGCLQSDLPPSMYEFQRLRCRVAFHALQFREEIQVLGHQMVERLRAWGQPFLAFHPGLMRDTLAYHGCAELFQDIHTELVQYRRAQMIKRGILNEELNVDSHLHRENGSCPLMPEEVGLLLRAIGYPPKTTIYVAGSETFGGQRVLIPLRTLFANVVDRTSVCRKQDLFDLVGPETLLPVDSFQLPPPKSEKQLKEEWKRAGPRPRPLPPPPERPIYRYEKEGWYGWITETESEADPSPMDFRRQAHRLLWDALDYIVSVEADAFFPGFNNDGSGWPDFSSLVMGQRLYESAASRTYRPDRKVLAKFFNITRDNMYYPKHNWTHSVREHLNKSLGEDGLIRQSLLSKPSSFLSHPLPECSCRISSARFQTPVEGIDGRYLYGGEDECPEWMQHGQEAVPSESMETERDKNDDNESEYENDVVQQESDDSGGKSSLILSMDRDDEWDPND; this is encoded by the exons AGTGTTAGATATTTTAGAAATAAGAAGTTATGGGGAACGGTGAAGTCCTTAGAGTCGTTGCAACCTTATGCCAACCCAAGGAGCAGCTACCCAG TTCCACATGAAAAGAACAACGGTTATATTTATGCGAAAATATTTGGTGGATTTGAGAAGATAAGATCTTCg ATCTGTGATCTTGTCACCATATCCAGGCTTCTAAATGCGACTCTTGTCATTCCAGAGATTCAAGAAAGTCTTCGGTCAAAAGGCATTAG TAACAAATTCAAGAGTTTTTCCTATCTCTATGATGAGGACCAGTTTATTGCATCACTTAAAAAGGATGTAATCATTGTGAAGAGCCTGCCTGAGAATTTGAAGGCAGCTAGGAAAAGGAATGAGTTCCCAACATTTAAGCCCAAAAGTACCGCTTCTCCAAATTTTTATATGAAAGAAATTCTGCCTAAGTTGAAGAAAGCCAAGGTTATTGGTCTGGTGCTTGCTGATGGAGGATGCCTGCAG TCAGATCTTCCACCTAGCATGTATGAGTTTCAGAGGCTTCGATGCAGAGTTGCTTTTCATGCTCTCCAGTTTCGGGAGGAAATTCAGGTCCTTGGTCACCAGATGGTTGAGAG GTTAAGAGCGTGGGGTCAACCTTTCCTTGCATTTCATCCTGGTTTGATGAGGGACACATTGGCATATCATGGTTGTGCAGAACTTTTTCAG GATATTCACACTGAACTTGTACAATATCGACGGGCACAGATGATCAAGCGAGGGATTCTTAATGAAGAACTTAATGTAGATTCACATTTACATAGGGAAAATGGGTCTTGCCCTCTCATGCCGGAAGAG GTTGGACTTCTCCTCCGAGCAATTGGAtatcctcccaaaactacaataTATGTGGCAGGTTCTGAAACTTTTGGTGGTCAACGTGTTCTGATCCCTCTTCGTACCTTGTTTGCTAATGTGGTAGATCGCACTTCAGTGTGCCGCAAACAAGATTTGTTTGACTTGGTAGGTCCTGAGACACTTCTTCCTGTAGATTCCTTTCAACTACCTCCTCCCAAAAGTGAGAAACAACTTAAAGAAGAGTGGAAGAGGGCAGGTCCTCGTCCTCGGCCTCTTCCTCCACCTCCAGAGAGGCCCATTTATCGATATGAGAAAGAAGGCTGGTATGGTTGGATCACTGAGACTGAATCTGAAGCAGACCCTTCACCAATGGATTTTAGGAGGCAAGCACACAGGTTACTCTGGGATGCGCTTGATTACATTGTCTCTGTGGAAGCAGATGCATTCTTTCCTGGTTTTAATAATGATGGAAGTGGGTGGCCAGATTTCTCAAGCTTGGTCATGGGCCAGCGGCTATATGAAAGTGCTGCTTCTAGAACATATCGACCAGACAG GAAAGTCCTTGCAAAATTTTTCAATATTACCCGTGACAATATGTATTATCCCAAGCATAATTGGACCCACTCAGTGAGGGAACATCTCAACAAAAGCTTGGGTGAAGATGGGCTAATCAGGCAATCCCTTTTGTCGAAACCATCCTCATTTCTATCACATCCTCTCCCTGAATGCTCTTGTAGAATTTCATCTGCTCGGTTTCAAACTCCGGTAGAAGGTATTGATGGCCGATATCTATATGGAGGTGAGGATGAATGCCCCGAATGGATGCAGCATGGACAGGAAGCTGTTCCCTCAGAGTCAATGGAAAcagaaagggataaaaatgatgaTAATGAATCTGAATATGAGAATGATGTTGTTCAACAAGAATCTGATGATAGTGGTGGTAAGAGTAGTCTGATTCTTTCTATGGATCGGGATGATGAATGGGACCCTAATGACTAG
- the LOC110664577 gene encoding protein EMBRYO SAC DEVELOPMENT ARREST 30 isoform X2, translated as MVIHVPHEKNNGYIYAKIFGGFEKIRSSICDLVTISRLLNATLVIPEIQESLRSKGISNKFKSFSYLYDEDQFIASLKKDVIIVKSLPENLKAARKRNEFPTFKPKSTASPNFYMKEILPKLKKAKVIGLVLADGGCLQSDLPPSMYEFQRLRCRVAFHALQFREEIQVLGHQMVERLRAWGQPFLAFHPGLMRDTLAYHGCAELFQDIHTELVQYRRAQMIKRGILNEELNVDSHLHRENGSCPLMPEEVGLLLRAIGYPPKTTIYVAGSETFGGQRVLIPLRTLFANVVDRTSVCRKQDLFDLVGPETLLPVDSFQLPPPKSEKQLKEEWKRAGPRPRPLPPPPERPIYRYEKEGWYGWITETESEADPSPMDFRRQAHRLLWDALDYIVSVEADAFFPGFNNDGSGWPDFSSLVMGQRLYESAASRTYRPDRKVLAKFFNITRDNMYYPKHNWTHSVREHLNKSLGEDGLIRQSLLSKPSSFLSHPLPECSCRISSARFQTPVEGIDGRYLYGGEDECPEWMQHGQEAVPSESMETERDKNDDNESEYENDVVQQESDDSGGKSSLILSMDRDDEWDPND; from the exons ATGGTCATACATG TTCCACATGAAAAGAACAACGGTTATATTTATGCGAAAATATTTGGTGGATTTGAGAAGATAAGATCTTCg ATCTGTGATCTTGTCACCATATCCAGGCTTCTAAATGCGACTCTTGTCATTCCAGAGATTCAAGAAAGTCTTCGGTCAAAAGGCATTAG TAACAAATTCAAGAGTTTTTCCTATCTCTATGATGAGGACCAGTTTATTGCATCACTTAAAAAGGATGTAATCATTGTGAAGAGCCTGCCTGAGAATTTGAAGGCAGCTAGGAAAAGGAATGAGTTCCCAACATTTAAGCCCAAAAGTACCGCTTCTCCAAATTTTTATATGAAAGAAATTCTGCCTAAGTTGAAGAAAGCCAAGGTTATTGGTCTGGTGCTTGCTGATGGAGGATGCCTGCAG TCAGATCTTCCACCTAGCATGTATGAGTTTCAGAGGCTTCGATGCAGAGTTGCTTTTCATGCTCTCCAGTTTCGGGAGGAAATTCAGGTCCTTGGTCACCAGATGGTTGAGAG GTTAAGAGCGTGGGGTCAACCTTTCCTTGCATTTCATCCTGGTTTGATGAGGGACACATTGGCATATCATGGTTGTGCAGAACTTTTTCAG GATATTCACACTGAACTTGTACAATATCGACGGGCACAGATGATCAAGCGAGGGATTCTTAATGAAGAACTTAATGTAGATTCACATTTACATAGGGAAAATGGGTCTTGCCCTCTCATGCCGGAAGAG GTTGGACTTCTCCTCCGAGCAATTGGAtatcctcccaaaactacaataTATGTGGCAGGTTCTGAAACTTTTGGTGGTCAACGTGTTCTGATCCCTCTTCGTACCTTGTTTGCTAATGTGGTAGATCGCACTTCAGTGTGCCGCAAACAAGATTTGTTTGACTTGGTAGGTCCTGAGACACTTCTTCCTGTAGATTCCTTTCAACTACCTCCTCCCAAAAGTGAGAAACAACTTAAAGAAGAGTGGAAGAGGGCAGGTCCTCGTCCTCGGCCTCTTCCTCCACCTCCAGAGAGGCCCATTTATCGATATGAGAAAGAAGGCTGGTATGGTTGGATCACTGAGACTGAATCTGAAGCAGACCCTTCACCAATGGATTTTAGGAGGCAAGCACACAGGTTACTCTGGGATGCGCTTGATTACATTGTCTCTGTGGAAGCAGATGCATTCTTTCCTGGTTTTAATAATGATGGAAGTGGGTGGCCAGATTTCTCAAGCTTGGTCATGGGCCAGCGGCTATATGAAAGTGCTGCTTCTAGAACATATCGACCAGACAG GAAAGTCCTTGCAAAATTTTTCAATATTACCCGTGACAATATGTATTATCCCAAGCATAATTGGACCCACTCAGTGAGGGAACATCTCAACAAAAGCTTGGGTGAAGATGGGCTAATCAGGCAATCCCTTTTGTCGAAACCATCCTCATTTCTATCACATCCTCTCCCTGAATGCTCTTGTAGAATTTCATCTGCTCGGTTTCAAACTCCGGTAGAAGGTATTGATGGCCGATATCTATATGGAGGTGAGGATGAATGCCCCGAATGGATGCAGCATGGACAGGAAGCTGTTCCCTCAGAGTCAATGGAAAcagaaagggataaaaatgatgaTAATGAATCTGAATATGAGAATGATGTTGTTCAACAAGAATCTGATGATAGTGGTGGTAAGAGTAGTCTGATTCTTTCTATGGATCGGGATGATGAATGGGACCCTAATGACTAG